A single region of the Gopherus evgoodei ecotype Sinaloan lineage chromosome 3, rGopEvg1_v1.p, whole genome shotgun sequence genome encodes:
- the LOC115649472 gene encoding coiled-coil domain-containing protein 166-like, with protein sequence MPPKRRQKLQQEQKGQPAVAAPLEGAAEGAVASREEVLLQQEYSHLCKELEDMKGARVQLQEENEFLQQEAQRLRAESQEFMCYVAKRAQRRQDAIVSLNDQNKQAVEEIHREQQELLTLYQRKEAALREQLLHKEGELLRLRKEVEGLREIQALQQEQAAHIRELQGELVTTRQQHTQHLQETKSHFLQEKAAFEQKSQQQVLCLLQQAQEVVARCMQEHSDQVKCENQELRQELHQLIQRSRTLHLHKRRLENQAQQLLRERCYMQDMARLYHTHQGKK encoded by the coding sequence ATGCCCCCCAAGAGAAGGCAGAAACTGCAGCAAGAGCAGAAGGGGCAGCCAGCTGTGGCTGCACCCCTGGAGGGAGCTGCTGAGGGGGCTGTAGCCAGCAGAGAagaggtgctgctgcagcaggagtaCAGCCACCTTTGCAAGGAGCTGGAGGACATGAAGGGGGCACGTGTTCAGCTTCAGGAGGAGAACGAGTTCCTGCAGCAAGAGGCCCAGCGCCTCCGTGCTGAGAGCCAGGAATTCATGTGCTATGTGGCCAAGCGGGCCCAGCGGCGCCAGGATGCCATCGTCTCCCTGAATGATCAGAACAAGCAGGCCGTAGAGGAGATccacagggagcagcaggaaCTGCTCACCCTCTACCAGAGGAAGGAGGCAGCTCTGCGGGAACAACTGTTGCACAAAGAGGGTGAACTTCTCCGCCTTCGCAAAGAGGTTGAAGGCCTGCGGGAGATCCAGGcactgcagcaggagcaggctgCCCACatcagggagctgcagggagagctggTGACCACCAGGCAGCAGCACACTCAGCACCTGCAGGAGACCAAAAGCCATTTCCTGCAAGAGAAGGCTGCCTTTGAGCAGAAGTCCCAGCAGCAGGTGCTCTGCCTGCTGCAGCAGGCACAGGAAGTGGTTGCACGATGCATGCAGGAGCATAGTGACCAGGTGAAATGTGAGAACCAGGAGCTGCGGCAGGAGCTGCACCAACTTATCCAGCGATCACGCACACTGCATTTACACAAGCGCCGgttagagaatcaggcccagcagcTGCTGCGAGAGCGTTGCTACATGCAAGACATGGCTCGCCTGTACCACACCCACCAGGGCAAGAAGTAG